DNA sequence from the Marinilongibacter aquaticus genome:
TTGAATAACCAACATATATCGAAAAAAAACGAAAATACTTGGGGCTTTAAGTTTTGAGAATAAATGTTTTACTTGAGTGGGTAAATCCACCTCTTTAAAAATGAAACGTAAAGTTGCTTTTCTGGCCTGCTCGAGCCTTTTGTTTTGTATTTCTGCCCGCACGCATTGGGGCTTTTATGCCCATCAAAAAATAAACCGGCTTGCCGTGTTTACGCTTCCCGAAGAGCTGATGGGCTTCTACAAAAGCAATATCGATTACATTGCAGAGAATGCCGTGAATCCCGACCAGCGAAGGTATGCGGTAGAAGGCGAGGCTCCAAGGCATTATATCGATTGGGACGTGTATTCCGATTCTGTGCAAGCGGCTTTGCGGTATACACGTTGGGATGAAGCTTTGGGAATGTTGGGTGAAGATACACTGATGGCCTACGGGATTGTGCCCTGGCATGTAGTGAGAATGAAAGCCCGGCTTACGCGGGCCTTTGTAGAGAAAGATTTGGGGCGGATCTTGCGTCTTTCGGCAGATTTGGGGCATTATATCGCAGATGCCCATGTGCCTTTGCATACTACGCAAAATTACAACGGGCAGAAGAGTGATCAGGTCGGGATTCACGGTTTTTGGGAAAGCCGTTTGCCCGAGCTCTTTTCGGTCGATTACAGCTTTTGGCTGGGGCAGGCAACTTATTTGGAAGACCCCTCGAAAAGTATCTGGACAACGGTATTGGAATCCCATGCGGCTCTCGATTCTGTCTTGACCTTCGAAAAGGTACTGAATTCCCGCTTTCGAGCAGACAAGAAATATGCCATTGGCGAAAGGAATGGGCGTACAGAGCGGAATTATTCAGAGGCTTATGCCGAAGCTTACCATGAGATGCTGAAAGGACAAGTGGAACGTCGCATGAGGCAGTCTGTGAAGCTCGTGGGCGATTTTTGGTTTACGGCTTGGGTAGATGCAGGGCAACCGGATTTGAGTGCTTTGCCGATATATGAGGTCGATAAAGAGGAGGTGGAAAAGCAGCGGGAGCTGTGGTTGAAGCGGGTTTTGAAAGTGCGTAGTGAGGGCGATGGGTAAAGAAAAACCCCAGCCAGAAGCCGGGGTTTGTTTCAAATCTTATACCCTTATTTTGTTTTTGCTATTCTCTTTACTTGCGTTTCGATTTCGATCGGCTTTGCAAAAGTCACTTCACCAGAGCTCAAGTATACTTTGTAGTTGCCGTCTGGCAAATCAGAAAGATTGAATACTTTGGCGTAGTTTTCGCTTGTCAACTTTTCTTTGTAAAGCGTATGTCCTCTTTGGTCTTTGATTTCCACTGTGGCGTTTGGCATCAATTCTGTAGCCGTAATCTTGAATTTCAAACCGTCCAAAGTTTTGACTGTAAGATCAGACTTTACCAAGTTAGTGAAGAAGTTATCACTGTTTTTTGCAAAAGTCAAAGTAGAAACGCTTACCAAAAGTGCTATTGCTAATACTATCTTTTTCATTTTTGTATTGTTTTTAAATTTTTGTTCTTCTTTAAAATGTCAATTCGTTGTTTCTTCGTTTTGACAGTACAAAGGTATTCAACAATCTTATAATAAGTCAATAGCGTATTTGAAATTCATAGCAGGTTGATACGGTATTCTTAGATAAGTACAATAAATGTAAAAACAATTGAACAAGTTCTTTTTAAAATACAATTAGTAAAATAATTTAATATATATAAATAATGTACAATATGTCGATTGGGTGGGCTGTACATTCGCTCAGTGAAAGTGCAGAAATTTAAGTGTATTGTCCATCAAGATGTCGGCAATCAATTCTTTGTGCTGGTTTTGCTGTATTGGATCGAGGGTTCGCTTTGGGGACGGTGGGTCTTGATAGAGGAATGGCATAGGATTTTAGAGGATTGCATACAGGCTTGTCGTTGCTCGGCGTTCAATTCGCTCAATCCAATTTTGATAGAATCTGTGGTTTATAGAAATTGTTTTATTTCGTCTCTGGCTTCGGTAAGCTTATCATTGGCCAGATGTGGGCGGAAATCTGTTGAGGGCGTAGAGGGTTGTTTCTTTGAGCAGGAGAAGAGAATTATGAGATAGAGTAGGGGGGGGAGATAAGTTGAGGGCGTACTTTTCTTGCGTACATGAGTTGTTCGCAGTGGGCCAATAACGAAAAATCCCTGTACGTTTGTACAGGGATTTGCAAAGGTTTGCTGGAAAACTCCCGCGAGCTTATTCCAAATTATTTGGCAGGTGTCACAACACGAGTTACCTCGGTTTCGATCTCGAAAGGTTTCTCGATACTTTTCGCACCTGATGTCAATACAATTTTATAGTTGCCATCTTGCAAAGACTTCAAGTTGTATACTTTAGAGAATTCGCCTACGGCCAATACTTCTTTATAGATTGTATACCCTTGGTCGTCTTTGATTTCGACAACCGCTTTGTCAGACAAGTTTGCACCTGTAATTTGAAACTTCAATCCGCTCAAAGCCTGCACTTTGAAATCTGTTTCTACAAGGTTGCTAAAATACATATCGTCTTTTGCCATAGTTGCAGATGATACTCCCATCAAAACCACAACAGCTAAAATTAACTTTTTCATATTCAATTCTTTTTTACGTTTAAATTTTCGTTTGGTTAAAATCCTCAATTCTTGTTAAAGTCCATTTTGGATACTTTCCTTTTCGAAAACCTTTGACACTACAAATTTACCTTATTCGCTGATCAGGAGTCAATAGGCGTTTAAAAGTTCATATCACGATCCTATGCAAATATTAGCAAAATACAATGTTTGTCGGATGACTACAGTAAGTCCTTGATTAAGTGCAATGTTTTGTGACAAAGCTGTGAAACGGCCTATACGAAGTAAATTAGAAAAGCATAGGACACTGGGGAAATGAATACAAATTTGACTGGATAAATTACTATTTACGTATTATGAGTATTGGAATGTGCAAGGCGATCCATAAAAAAAGGCCCGTAAAGGGCCTTCTTTTCAAATATATTTTGGTTTGTTTTTTATAAAGCTTTGACCGCCGCAGTAAGTTTAGGCAAAACTTCGAATACATCGCCCACAATACCGTAGTCTGCGGCTTTGAAGAACGGGGCTTCCGGATCGGTATTGATGACCACGATCACCTTGGATGCATTTACGCCCGCCAGGTGTTGAATGGCCCCAGAAATGCCACAGGCAATGTAAAGGTTCGGAGCTATTTTCACCCCAGTTTGCCCCACATGCTCATGGTGCGGACGCCAGTCCATATCCGAAACGGGTTTCGAGCAGGCCGTGCTGGCTCCCAAAGCTTCGGCCAGGTCGAGCAAGGGCTGCCAATGTTCGGGGCCTTTCATGCCGCGGCCACCGGAAACTACAAGGTCGGCTTCGGGCAAAGGCACCTCTCCTTTGGCTTTTATGGTTTCCACTACTTTTGTGCTGAAAAGCCCAGCATCCAAGTCTACCGAAAAGCCTTCTACTTCAGCAGTTTGCGTAGACGCCTCGGCACTCACGGCGTTCTTTTTCAGGGCCACGATTTTTGTAGGCGATTGAATAGTGGTTTCGGCAAAGGCTTTGCCCGTAAAAATGCTTCGTTTCACTTTGAAACCATTGGAGAGGTCGGGCAGGTCGGTTACATTGCCCACTATTCCTGCTTTTAAGGCTCCCGCCGCTCGAGCCGTTACGGCATCGGCCAGCGAAGATTTTGCTGTTACGATAAGTTCGGCCTCACTTTTTTGGGCTGCGGCAACCAAAACCTCTGCGTATGCAGCTATGTTGGCCGTATCCAATTGATCGCCTTGAGCATGGAGTACTTTTTCGGCTCCGTAGTTTCCGGCTTTGGCCATTTCGGCTTGTTCACCAGGGCCAATGGCCAATACAATACTTTTGCCACCTGTTTTTTCGGCTACTTTTGAACCGTAAAAAATGGCTTCGAGAGCGGTTTTCTTAAATGTTCCTTCGGCCGTTTCGGCATATATTAAAACGTTCATTTCAATCGGGGTTTAAATTACTTTGGCTTCATTTCGAAGCAATTCGATTAATTTCTCGGCCTCTTCGGCTGGAATGATTTTGCAATCACCTTTCGCCGGTGGCAACTCGTATTTGTCTACCTGACTAAGAGCCTCACCCAATGGAGCCAAAACTTCTAAGGGCTTTTTTCGGGCCGACATGATTCCTCGCATGTTGGCAATTTTCCATTCAGCGATGGGTTCTTGGCAGCCAAGCACCAAAGGCAAAGCGGCCTCTATTTTTTCTTTACCACCTTCTATTTCGCGGGATATTTTGGCCTTGTTTCCATCCAGTTCGAGTTCCATCACAGGCGAAAGCGAAGGGATATTGAGCATTTGGCCCACAATCCCGTGTACCACACCCGAATTGTAATCCGTTGTTTCACGTCCCATCATTATCAGATCAAAGGACTTGTCTTTGGCATAATTGGCTATCTGCTCTGCCACAAAATAAGAATCGCTTGGTTCGGCATCTATCCGCACGGCATCGTCCGCTCCAATGGCCAATGCCTTTCGAATTTGCGGTTCGGTATCGGAAAGCCCTACATTAAGCACTGTAACCGAGCCGCCCACTTGTTCTTTGAGCTCAACTGCCCGGGCCAGTGCGTAGTCGTCGTAAGGGCCAATTATTTGTGTAACGGAAGATTTATCGAAGGCTGTGTCGTTGTCCACGAACGAAATTTTCGCGGTGGTATCCGGGACACTTGATATACAAACCAGAATTTTCATAGTATGTTTAGGTTCAATTTTAAATCGAATAATTGTTATGCATGCATAACAATACAAATCTAACGAAGCTGAACTTGTCATGCAAGAAGCAAGATTGAAAATTTTGTTGGAATATCTGCAAGAAGAGCCCCATGATCCATTTAATCGCTATGCCGTGGCCATGGAGTATATGAAGTCGGATGTACACGAAGCCCGCAAACATTTGGAATTGCTGTATGCTGAACATACAGGCTACCTGCCGCTGTACTATCAATTGGGGCAATTGTATACCGCAGCAGAAGATTTTGACCGAGCGGAAAAAGTATATACAGAAGGGATAGGCTTGGCTCGAAAAATGGAAGATGTAAAAACGGAAAAGGAGTTGCGGGGGGCGTATCAGATTATGAAGGACGAAAGAGAAGAATGGTAAGGGATTTACTGCATATCGAAACGGCTTCGGAAATTGGAGGGCCACGTATATTGATGATCTACACCGGGGGCACATTGGGCATGGTGTACGATTATGAACTGAAAACCCTTGTTCCGCTCGAGTTTAGTGAATTGAGCAAGAGTTTGCCCGAGTTGATGCGTTTGGAGTTGAGCCTGAGCATTGTATCTATCGATCCACCCATTGATTCTTCAGACATGCAGCCTGAAGTTTGGCAAGAGTTGGCTTCGATTGTGGAGGAATATTATGCCGATTTTGATGGCTTCGTGGTTTTGCACGGCACAGACACCATGGCTTTTACCGCTTCTGCACTCAGTTTCATGTGCGAAAATTTAGCTAAACCTGTCATTTTTACAGGAGCTCAATTGCCTATCGGTGTGGCCCGTACGGATGCGAGAGAGAACATCATCACCGCTTTGGAATTGGCCGCGGACCGTGTCGAGGGAAGCAGTGTTTTGCATGAAGTTTGCATTTATTTCAATGGACGTTTGCTCAGGGGAAATCGAGCTAAAAAATATGAAAGCTCTCAGTTTGATGCTTTTCAGTCGGAAAACTACCCTATGCTGGCCGA
Encoded proteins:
- a CDS encoding electron transfer flavoprotein subunit alpha/FixB family protein yields the protein MNVLIYAETAEGTFKKTALEAIFYGSKVAEKTGGKSIVLAIGPGEQAEMAKAGNYGAEKVLHAQGDQLDTANIAAYAEVLVAAAQKSEAELIVTAKSSLADAVTARAAGALKAGIVGNVTDLPDLSNGFKVKRSIFTGKAFAETTIQSPTKIVALKKNAVSAEASTQTAEVEGFSVDLDAGLFSTKVVETIKAKGEVPLPEADLVVSGGRGMKGPEHWQPLLDLAEALGASTACSKPVSDMDWRPHHEHVGQTGVKIAPNLYIACGISGAIQHLAGVNASKVIVVINTDPEAPFFKAADYGIVGDVFEVLPKLTAAVKAL
- a CDS encoding tetratricopeptide repeat protein, yielding MQEARLKILLEYLQEEPHDPFNRYAVAMEYMKSDVHEARKHLELLYAEHTGYLPLYYQLGQLYTAAEDFDRAEKVYTEGIGLARKMEDVKTEKELRGAYQIMKDEREEW
- a CDS encoding electron transfer flavoprotein subunit beta/FixA family protein; translated protein: MKILVCISSVPDTTAKISFVDNDTAFDKSSVTQIIGPYDDYALARAVELKEQVGGSVTVLNVGLSDTEPQIRKALAIGADDAVRIDAEPSDSYFVAEQIANYAKDKSFDLIMMGRETTDYNSGVVHGIVGQMLNIPSLSPVMELELDGNKAKISREIEGGKEKIEAALPLVLGCQEPIAEWKIANMRGIMSARKKPLEVLAPLGEALSQVDKYELPPAKGDCKIIPAEEAEKLIELLRNEAKVI
- a CDS encoding DUF3244 domain-containing protein: MKKIVLAIALLVSVSTLTFAKNSDNFFTNLVKSDLTVKTLDGLKFKITATELMPNATVEIKDQRGHTLYKEKLTSENYAKVFNLSDLPDGNYKVYLSSGEVTFAKPIEIETQVKRIAKTK
- a CDS encoding asparaginase → MVRDLLHIETASEIGGPRILMIYTGGTLGMVYDYELKTLVPLEFSELSKSLPELMRLELSLSIVSIDPPIDSSDMQPEVWQELASIVEEYYADFDGFVVLHGTDTMAFTASALSFMCENLAKPVIFTGAQLPIGVARTDARENIITALELAADRVEGSSVLHEVCIYFNGRLLRGNRAKKYESSQFDAFQSENYPMLAEVGVYCQYNFPYLQSKPKGDFKVHKKLEKGIVIVKLFPGMDLDVYESVFQHKSVRAVILETYGSGNASTKPSFLEALAKASQKGLVLYNVSQCVGGQVRQQDYASGLGLKNIGVISGKDITTEAAVAKLMFLLGQNLDSEETKRLLEINLRGEMAN
- a CDS encoding zinc dependent phospholipase C family protein, encoding MKRKVAFLACSSLLFCISARTHWGFYAHQKINRLAVFTLPEELMGFYKSNIDYIAENAVNPDQRRYAVEGEAPRHYIDWDVYSDSVQAALRYTRWDEALGMLGEDTLMAYGIVPWHVVRMKARLTRAFVEKDLGRILRLSADLGHYIADAHVPLHTTQNYNGQKSDQVGIHGFWESRLPELFSVDYSFWLGQATYLEDPSKSIWTTVLESHAALDSVLTFEKVLNSRFRADKKYAIGERNGRTERNYSEAYAEAYHEMLKGQVERRMRQSVKLVGDFWFTAWVDAGQPDLSALPIYEVDKEEVEKQRELWLKRVLKVRSEGDG